From the Streptomyces sp. Tu 2975 genome, one window contains:
- the metG gene encoding methionine--tRNA ligase, translating into MTPTRTYITTTIPYVNARPHLGFALELVQADVLARHGRQAGEQVRFLTGTDDNSLKNVLAAEAEGVGVQELVDRNAAAFAALREPLALSSDDFIRTSSDPRHRAGVERLWQRCADAGDLYRRHYEGLYCVGCEQFYTSADLEEGRCPDHGTEPRRVSEENWFFRLSRYADTLRELITYGRLRIEPASRRNEVLGLIEGGLHDFSVSRSQSRARGWGIPVPGDPDQVVYVWWDALGNYVTSLGYGTGEDTFDDWWRGSGRRVHLAGKGVLRFHAVYWPAMLLSAGLPLPTDILVHDYLTVDGRKISKSSGTTVDPVELAADVGTDAVRWWLLRDVPRVGDADFTRDRLVDRANSDLAGGVGNLVNRVVTMVHRYRDGRPPASRPLALTSKPLAQACDDSPRLIAAALAGFDFRRAVAAVWTIVEEANRCIDATRPWESAKAERAGDPDAQQRLDRALDALLQACLVLNDRLDPFLPGAAARIREQCTAVGGILPAAAPLFPRIEV; encoded by the coding sequence ATGACACCTACGCGTACCTACATCACCACGACCATTCCGTATGTCAACGCCCGGCCGCATCTGGGCTTCGCCCTGGAGCTGGTCCAGGCCGACGTGCTCGCCCGGCACGGCCGGCAGGCCGGCGAGCAGGTCCGTTTCCTGACCGGCACGGACGACAACTCCCTGAAGAACGTCCTCGCGGCGGAGGCTGAAGGCGTAGGGGTCCAGGAGCTGGTCGACCGCAACGCCGCCGCGTTCGCCGCCCTGCGGGAACCGCTCGCCCTGTCGTCGGACGACTTCATCCGCACCAGCAGCGACCCACGGCACCGCGCCGGTGTGGAGCGGCTGTGGCAGCGGTGCGCCGACGCGGGCGACCTGTACCGCAGGCATTACGAGGGGCTCTACTGCGTCGGCTGCGAGCAGTTCTACACTTCCGCCGACCTCGAAGAGGGCCGATGTCCGGACCACGGGACGGAGCCCCGGCGCGTGTCCGAGGAGAACTGGTTCTTCCGGCTCTCCCGCTACGCCGACACCCTGCGGGAACTGATCACGTACGGTCGGCTGCGGATCGAGCCGGCCTCACGCCGCAACGAGGTCCTCGGCCTGATCGAGGGCGGTCTGCACGACTTCTCCGTCTCCCGCTCCCAGAGCCGCGCCCGCGGCTGGGGCATCCCCGTCCCCGGCGACCCCGACCAGGTCGTCTACGTGTGGTGGGACGCGCTCGGCAACTATGTGACCAGCCTCGGGTACGGCACCGGGGAGGACACGTTCGACGACTGGTGGCGCGGGAGCGGAAGGCGCGTCCATCTGGCGGGGAAGGGCGTGCTGAGGTTCCACGCCGTGTACTGGCCGGCGATGCTGCTGTCGGCGGGGCTGCCGCTGCCGACCGACATCCTGGTCCACGACTATCTCACCGTCGACGGCCGCAAGATCAGCAAGTCGAGCGGTACGACGGTCGATCCGGTGGAACTGGCCGCCGATGTCGGTACGGACGCGGTCCGCTGGTGGCTGCTGAGAGACGTACCGAGGGTAGGTGACGCCGACTTCACGCGGGACCGTCTCGTGGACCGCGCCAACAGCGACCTCGCCGGTGGGGTGGGCAACCTGGTGAACCGCGTCGTCACCATGGTCCACCGCTACCGTGACGGCCGTCCTCCGGCGTCGCGCCCCCTCGCGCTCACCTCGAAGCCACTGGCGCAGGCGTGCGACGACAGCCCCCGGCTGATCGCGGCCGCCCTCGCCGGCTTCGACTTCCGCCGGGCGGTTGCCGCGGTGTGGACGATCGTGGAGGAGGCCAACCGCTGCATCGACGCCACGCGGCCCTGGGAGTCGGCCAAGGCGGAGCGGGCGGGAGACCCTGACGCCCAGCAGCGCCTGGACCGGGCTCTCGACGCCCTGCTGCAGGCCTGTCTCGTCCTCAATGACCGGCTGGACCCCTTCCTGCCGGGAGCCGCGGCCCGTATCAGGGAGCAGTGCACGGCGGTCGGCGGCATCCTTCCGGCAGCCGCTCCGCTGTTCCCCCGGATCGAGGTGTGA
- a CDS encoding SpoIIE family protein phosphatase, with product MNGSVQAAGTWDAASARRTWRPVEGEDLRGPLDVAVAATVVLDARNRVIGWSPAAEALLGYGPEDILGRPVDAFLCKTAIAAGSGPPAGPPEAAPAAAPSPDAPPPAPPPPTLPPAGAPGLPFHGHEPRLARHSDGHGVPVEAAVSELADGGTAARVLVLAESERLQVWESRLAMLDGLATQSPIGLAIYDTDLRLAWANAAYSAEIGRPFAQYRGTHVDELYPGGTLVTEGYPRTLDSVMRQVLDTGEPVLDVHFLGQLPSDPGTEHLWSCSYYRLEDAEGRVLGVCEDAFDITDRYDAQNRLALLVEAGRRIGTTLDAAVTAQELADMAVPGFASAVEVDIAPGILEGGDPGTGWPPRGGFVRVARAPARAARTVLEYAPGTPQLRSLSSGGKVLDENALVVPLRVGSETLGLVTFTREGRPAVFDNGEIALADELVARAAVCIDNARRFTREHAAALTLQRELLPQHLPWHSAVEVAHRYLPTDGATGVGGDWFDLIPLSGARVGLVVGDVVGHGLPAAVTMGRLRTTVEALAELDMAPDELLARLDDLVVPASDAFQAPGEEREGEAPGAYVAAGPHPDVTTGATCIYAVYDPVSGRCTMARAGHLPPAVVAMDGSYHYPELPAGPPLGLGGLPFESMEIGLPAGSLLALFTDGLVEARDRDIDERLDMLGHVLAAHRDMPLEELCDRVVTELLPGGTTVDDTALLLVRTREFDAGQVAVWELPAEAVAAGRARELITGQLSTWGLEELAFSTELVVSELVTNAVRYAEGPLQLRLIRDRTLLCEVADTGHTSPHLRHSTDEDEGGRGLFIVAQLVQRWGTRYTRSGKTIWTEQAFPDGVPTT from the coding sequence ATGAACGGGTCTGTTCAGGCTGCGGGCACGTGGGACGCGGCAAGCGCCCGGCGGACATGGAGACCGGTGGAGGGCGAGGATCTCCGTGGCCCGCTCGACGTCGCTGTCGCCGCCACGGTGGTCCTCGATGCCCGCAACAGGGTCATCGGGTGGAGCCCGGCCGCCGAGGCACTGCTCGGATACGGGCCCGAGGACATCCTCGGCCGACCTGTCGACGCGTTCCTGTGCAAAACCGCGATCGCAGCGGGGTCCGGCCCTCCGGCCGGCCCGCCAGAGGCTGCACCAGCCGCTGCCCCTTCCCCGGACGCCCCTCCCCCCGCGCCCCCGCCCCCGACCCTCCCGCCGGCGGGCGCACCGGGGCTGCCCTTCCACGGCCACGAGCCCCGGCTCGCGCGGCACAGCGACGGTCACGGCGTCCCGGTCGAAGCGGCGGTGTCCGAACTGGCCGACGGTGGGACGGCCGCGCGGGTCCTCGTCCTCGCGGAGTCCGAGCGGCTGCAGGTGTGGGAGTCCCGCCTGGCGATGCTCGACGGCCTGGCCACCCAGTCACCCATAGGGCTTGCGATCTACGACACGGATCTCCGGCTGGCCTGGGCGAACGCCGCTTACAGCGCGGAGATCGGCCGGCCGTTCGCCCAGTACCGGGGCACGCACGTGGACGAGCTGTACCCGGGCGGCACGCTCGTCACCGAGGGGTACCCGCGCACTCTCGACAGCGTCATGCGCCAGGTCCTCGACACCGGCGAACCCGTACTCGACGTGCACTTCCTCGGGCAGCTGCCCAGCGATCCCGGCACGGAACATCTGTGGTCGTGCTCGTACTACCGGCTGGAGGACGCGGAGGGCCGGGTGCTGGGCGTGTGCGAGGACGCCTTCGACATCACCGACCGCTACGACGCCCAGAACCGGCTGGCCCTGCTGGTCGAGGCGGGGCGCCGCATCGGCACGACCCTCGACGCGGCGGTCACCGCTCAGGAACTCGCGGACATGGCGGTGCCCGGCTTCGCCTCCGCGGTCGAGGTCGACATCGCGCCGGGCATCCTCGAAGGCGGCGACCCCGGTACCGGCTGGCCACCGAGAGGCGGCTTCGTCAGGGTCGCCAGGGCGCCGGCGCGGGCCGCCCGCACGGTCCTCGAGTACGCGCCCGGTACTCCGCAGCTCCGCAGCCTGTCCTCCGGCGGCAAGGTACTCGACGAGAACGCGCTCGTCGTACCGCTGCGCGTCGGCTCCGAGACCCTGGGCCTCGTCACCTTCACCCGTGAGGGCAGGCCGGCGGTCTTCGACAACGGAGAGATCGCCCTGGCCGACGAACTGGTGGCCAGGGCCGCCGTCTGCATCGACAACGCCCGCCGCTTCACCCGCGAACACGCCGCGGCCCTCACCCTCCAGCGCGAGCTCCTCCCGCAGCACCTTCCGTGGCACTCCGCAGTGGAGGTCGCCCACCGCTACCTGCCGACCGACGGGGCCACCGGGGTCGGCGGCGACTGGTTCGACCTCATCCCGCTCTCCGGCGCGCGCGTCGGGCTCGTCGTCGGCGACGTCGTCGGCCACGGACTGCCGGCGGCGGTCACGATGGGACGGCTGCGTACCACCGTGGAGGCCCTCGCCGAGCTTGACATGGCGCCCGACGAACTCCTCGCCCGGCTGGACGACCTGGTGGTCCCCGCCTCCGACGCGTTCCAGGCGCCGGGGGAGGAGCGGGAGGGGGAGGCGCCGGGAGCGTACGTCGCAGCGGGCCCGCATCCCGACGTGACGACGGGTGCGACCTGCATCTACGCGGTCTACGACCCGGTCTCGGGCCGTTGCACGATGGCACGTGCCGGGCATCTGCCGCCGGCGGTCGTGGCAATGGACGGCTCGTACCACTACCCGGAGCTGCCCGCGGGGCCGCCGCTGGGACTGGGCGGGCTGCCGTTCGAGTCGATGGAGATCGGCCTGCCCGCCGGCAGCCTTCTGGCCCTGTTCACCGACGGCCTGGTCGAGGCCCGGGACCGCGACATCGACGAGCGGCTCGACATGCTGGGCCACGTGCTGGCCGCCCACCGGGACATGCCCTTGGAAGAACTGTGCGACCGGGTGGTCACCGAGCTGTTGCCGGGCGGCACGACCGTCGACGACACCGCCCTCCTCCTGGTCCGTACCCGCGAGTTCGACGCCGGCCAGGTCGCGGTGTGGGAGCTGCCCGCGGAAGCGGTGGCGGCCGGCCGCGCGCGGGAACTGATCACCGGACAACTCAGCACCTGGGGCCTCGAGGAACTGGCGTTCTCGACGGAGCTGGTCGTCAGCGAACTGGTCACCAACGCCGTCCGCTACGCTGAGGGGCCGCTCCAACTCCGCCTGATCCGCGACCGGACGCTCCTGTGCGAGGTGGCGGACACCGGCCACACCTCACCCCACCTGCGGCACAGTACGGACGAGGACGAGGGTGGCCGCGGCCTGTTCATCGTCGCCCAGCTCGTCCAGCGCTGGGGCACCCGCTACACCCGCTCCGGCAAGACCATCTGGACGGAACAGGCCTTCCCGGACGGCGTGCCCACGACGTGA
- a CDS encoding hydrogenase maturation protein, which translates to MRILLVASAYNSLTQRVHAELRDRRHAVAVEVTPDSAAVRAAVQRHRPDLVVAPLLKAVVPRDVWSACTCLIVHPGPVGDRGPSSLDWAIDEGVDAWGVTVLQADEEMDAGDVWATVGFPVPRVAKSDLYRNEVSDAAVEAVLLAVDRFASGHHVPQPQSGLPRTIAARTRPYFRQALRRISWHDDSTETVLRKLRGADSQPGVLDELLGGEWFLHGGHAEDALRGRPGELLATRAGAVCRATADGAVWIPELRARRGPGLPRACKLPATVALADRLPALPEIPAPLLPDEGHTTWSDIRYREEGPVGLLSFSFPGGAMSTGHCRRLLDAYRAACSRPTAVLVLGGSRDFFSNGIHLNVIDAAADPAAESWANINAMNDLVEAVLTTTDRLVVSAIGGNAAAGGVMFALAADEVWCRSGSVLNPHYRRMGLHGSEYWTYTLPRRVGAPMAERLTEEARPVSAAAAQSMGLVDRVVDCAPQDFTAEVTRLAVRLAALPAAQLRVATKKAESERRAATKPLAAYRAEELAHMLRTFSDPEAPYHALRRAFVRKQEAPAGFDGPGAVAAHPADC; encoded by the coding sequence ATGCGTATCTTGCTCGTCGCCAGCGCGTACAACAGTCTCACCCAGCGGGTCCACGCCGAACTGCGTGACCGCAGGCACGCCGTGGCCGTGGAGGTGACGCCGGACAGCGCAGCGGTGCGGGCCGCGGTGCAGCGGCACCGGCCCGACCTCGTGGTGGCGCCCCTGCTGAAGGCCGTGGTCCCCCGGGACGTGTGGTCGGCGTGCACCTGCCTCATCGTGCATCCGGGACCGGTGGGGGACCGCGGACCGTCCTCGCTGGACTGGGCGATCGACGAGGGCGTCGACGCGTGGGGTGTCACCGTGCTCCAGGCCGACGAGGAGATGGACGCGGGAGACGTCTGGGCGACCGTCGGGTTTCCCGTCCCGAGGGTCGCCAAGAGCGACCTCTACCGGAACGAGGTTTCCGACGCCGCGGTCGAAGCCGTCCTGCTGGCCGTCGACCGTTTCGCGTCGGGCCACCACGTTCCGCAGCCGCAGAGCGGCCTTCCGCGGACGATCGCGGCGCGGACCCGACCGTACTTCCGTCAGGCGCTGCGCCGGATCTCCTGGCACGACGACTCCACGGAAACGGTCCTTCGCAAACTGCGCGGCGCGGACTCTCAGCCCGGTGTGCTGGACGAGCTGCTCGGCGGCGAGTGGTTCCTCCACGGCGGGCATGCGGAGGACGCGCTGCGCGGCCGGCCCGGCGAGCTGTTGGCCACACGTGCGGGTGCCGTCTGCCGGGCCACGGCCGACGGCGCGGTGTGGATCCCCGAACTGCGGGCCCGCCGGGGCCCCGGGCTGCCACGCGCCTGCAAACTGCCCGCCACCGTCGCGCTGGCCGACCGGTTGCCGGCTCTGCCCGAGATTCCCGCGCCCCTGCTCCCGGACGAGGGCCACACCACGTGGAGCGACATCCGCTACCGGGAGGAGGGGCCGGTCGGGCTGCTTTCCTTCTCGTTCCCCGGCGGGGCCATGAGCACCGGTCACTGCCGCCGGCTGCTGGACGCCTATCGGGCGGCGTGCTCCCGCCCCACCGCCGTGCTGGTGCTGGGCGGCAGCCGGGACTTCTTCTCCAACGGCATCCACCTGAACGTGATCGACGCGGCGGCCGATCCCGCCGCGGAGTCCTGGGCCAACATCAACGCGATGAACGACCTGGTGGAAGCCGTTCTGACCACCACCGACCGGCTCGTGGTCAGCGCGATCGGCGGCAACGCCGCCGCCGGCGGCGTCATGTTCGCCCTGGCCGCGGACGAGGTCTGGTGCCGGTCGGGCTCCGTGCTCAACCCGCACTACCGGCGCATGGGTCTCCACGGGTCGGAGTACTGGACCTACACCTTGCCCCGCCGAGTGGGCGCCCCCATGGCGGAGCGGCTCACCGAGGAGGCCCGCCCGGTGTCCGCTGCCGCCGCGCAGAGCATGGGGCTCGTCGACCGGGTCGTCGACTGCGCTCCGCAGGACTTCACGGCCGAGGTCACCCGACTGGCGGTACGGCTGGCCGCCCTTCCCGCCGCTCAGCTGCGCGTCGCCACCAAGAAGGCGGAGAGCGAGCGCCGTGCGGCCACGAAGCCGCTGGCCGCCTATCGCGCGGAGGAACTCGCGCACATGCTGCGCACCTTCTCGGATCCCGAGGCGCCGTACCACGCTCTGCGTCGTGCGTTCGTGCGAAAGCAGGAGGCCCCGGCCGGCTTCGACGGCCCGGGCGCGGTGGCGGCGCACCCGGCCGACTGTTAG
- a CDS encoding uracil-DNA glycosylase: MSPKSFAPTTAPRSLRDPVFLTARLKAVRTGPSVRPLNDWVADLRERLGQGESVPWFDPASGGVEARSLFLLEAPGRTAVGSEAGMRRTGSGIISVDNNDPTAQNCWLLRREAGLPYEHSLHWNIVPWYLGTADRIAADGRTEVQRAAPFLHEVISLLPKLEVVVPMGRSAQAGWAAYVARYAPAVRTLATWHPSPRGLASRPAARPEILRTMREVARLTAQEGGNPP, encoded by the coding sequence ATGTCTCCGAAAAGCTTCGCGCCCACCACGGCTCCCCGCAGCCTGCGGGATCCCGTCTTCCTCACCGCGCGGCTCAAGGCAGTACGTACCGGTCCGTCGGTGCGGCCGCTCAACGACTGGGTGGCCGACCTGCGTGAACGCCTGGGTCAGGGCGAGTCCGTTCCCTGGTTCGACCCGGCCTCCGGCGGAGTCGAGGCGCGCAGTCTCTTCCTGCTGGAGGCGCCCGGCCGGACGGCCGTGGGTAGCGAGGCGGGCATGCGGCGTACGGGCAGCGGGATCATCTCCGTCGACAACAACGACCCGACCGCCCAGAACTGCTGGCTGCTCCGCCGCGAGGCAGGGCTGCCCTACGAGCACTCCCTGCACTGGAACATCGTGCCGTGGTACCTGGGCACGGCCGACCGGATCGCCGCGGACGGACGTACGGAAGTGCAGCGCGCGGCGCCGTTCCTCCACGAAGTGATCTCGCTGCTCCCGAAGTTGGAGGTCGTCGTGCCCATGGGCCGCAGCGCCCAGGCCGGCTGGGCCGCGTACGTCGCCCGCTACGCCCCTGCGGTCCGCACCCTGGCGACCTGGCACCCCAGCCCCCGCGGCCTCGCCTCCCGCCCGGCGGCGCGACCGGAGATCCTGCGCACCATGCGGGAGGTCGCGCGGCTCACGGCGCAGGAAGGCGGCAACCCGCCCTGA
- a CDS encoding FCD domain-containing protein — translation MQAGLLETRHGVGTRVRDYARLGGADLLPMLVRHSPGWLGEIFEVRRGIGALIAGRAAEKATAAQCAELGKLLADVAAAEGGDPVQLADVEVHRALARATGNRVYTLLTNTLFNAYVPMRSHLVGPFLDPEAAHARLAPVVEAVCAGDGAAARAAADAYMSATERIMLDGPGLE, via the coding sequence GTGCAGGCAGGACTGCTGGAGACCCGGCACGGTGTCGGCACCCGGGTGCGGGACTACGCGCGGCTCGGCGGCGCGGATCTGCTGCCGATGCTGGTGCGGCACAGCCCCGGCTGGCTCGGCGAGATCTTCGAAGTACGGCGCGGCATCGGCGCGTTGATCGCAGGCCGCGCAGCCGAGAAGGCAACGGCGGCGCAATGCGCCGAGCTGGGGAAGCTGCTGGCCGACGTGGCGGCCGCCGAGGGCGGGGACCCGGTCCAGCTCGCCGACGTCGAGGTGCACCGCGCGCTGGCCCGTGCCACCGGCAACCGCGTCTACACCCTGCTGACCAACACCCTGTTCAACGCCTACGTGCCGATGCGGTCCCATCTGGTCGGCCCGTTCCTCGATCCCGAGGCAGCCCATGCCCGGCTGGCCCCGGTCGTCGAAGCGGTCTGCGCAGGCGACGGCGCGGCGGCCCGCGCCGCTGCCGACGCGTACATGAGCGCCACCGAGCGGATCATGCTCGACGGGCCGGGACTCGAGTGA
- a CDS encoding nickel-dependent hydrogenase large subunit, which translates to MASSTTTGDGTGLVEMAWDPITRIVGSLGIHAKIDFKQKRVAECYSTSSVFRGYSVFMRGKDPRDAHFITSRICGICGDNHATCSVYAQNMAYGVKPPHLGEWIINLGESAEYMFDHNIFQENLVGVDYCEKMVRETNPGVLELAERTEAPHAADHGYRTIADIMRSLNPLEGEFYREALQVSRYTREMFCLMEGRHVHPSTLYPGGVGTIASVQLFTDYLSRLMRYVEFMKRVVPLHDDLFDFFYEALPGYEEVGRRRVLLGCWGALNDPEYCDFTYANMSDWGRRMFVTPGVIVDGKLVTNDLTEINLGIRILLGSSYYEDWQGQEQFVTHDPLGNPVDPRHPWNQHTIPAPQKRDFSDKYSWVMSPRWFDGKEHLPLDTGGGPIARLWSTALSGLVDIGYVKATGHSVVINLPRTMTKPETTFEWKIPRWSNALERNRARTYFQAYAAAVALHCAEKGLEEVRAGRTQTWEKFEVPDESIGVGFTEAVRGVLSHHMVIRDGKIANYHPYPPTPWNASTRDTYGTPGPYEDAVQNTPIFEENPPENFKGIDIMRAVRSFDPCLPCGVHMYVGAGKTVKSMHVPTGLSGLAG; encoded by the coding sequence ATGGCATCCTCGACGACGACCGGTGACGGCACCGGCCTGGTGGAGATGGCCTGGGATCCGATCACCCGGATCGTGGGAAGTCTCGGCATCCACGCAAAGATCGACTTCAAGCAGAAGCGCGTCGCGGAGTGCTACAGCACCTCGTCGGTCTTCCGCGGCTACAGCGTCTTCATGCGCGGCAAGGACCCGCGTGACGCGCACTTCATCACGAGCCGGATCTGCGGTATCTGCGGCGACAACCACGCCACCTGCTCCGTGTACGCGCAGAACATGGCGTACGGCGTGAAGCCGCCGCACCTCGGCGAATGGATCATCAACCTCGGCGAGTCCGCCGAGTACATGTTCGACCACAACATCTTCCAGGAGAATCTGGTCGGGGTCGACTACTGCGAAAAGATGGTCCGCGAGACCAACCCCGGCGTCCTCGAACTCGCCGAACGCACGGAAGCGCCGCACGCCGCCGACCACGGCTACCGCACCATCGCCGACATCATGCGGTCCCTCAACCCCCTCGAGGGAGAGTTCTACCGCGAGGCCCTCCAAGTCAGCCGGTACACGCGGGAGATGTTCTGCCTGATGGAGGGGCGCCATGTGCATCCCTCCACGCTGTACCCGGGCGGCGTCGGCACGATCGCGTCGGTGCAGCTCTTCACCGACTACCTCTCCCGACTCATGCGCTATGTGGAGTTCATGAAGCGTGTGGTCCCCCTGCACGACGACCTCTTCGACTTCTTCTACGAAGCACTGCCGGGATACGAGGAAGTGGGCCGCCGGCGTGTGCTGCTCGGCTGCTGGGGAGCGCTCAACGACCCCGAGTACTGCGACTTCACCTACGCCAACATGAGCGACTGGGGCCGGCGCATGTTCGTCACGCCCGGCGTCATCGTGGACGGCAAGCTCGTCACCAACGACCTGACCGAGATCAACCTCGGGATCCGTATCCTCCTGGGCAGTTCGTACTACGAGGACTGGCAGGGCCAGGAGCAGTTCGTCACCCACGACCCGCTCGGCAACCCGGTCGACCCGCGCCACCCCTGGAACCAGCACACCATTCCCGCGCCGCAGAAGCGGGACTTCAGCGACAAGTACAGCTGGGTCATGTCGCCTCGCTGGTTCGACGGCAAGGAGCACCTGCCGCTGGACACCGGCGGTGGTCCGATCGCCCGCCTGTGGTCCACCGCCCTGTCCGGGCTCGTCGACATCGGTTACGTCAAGGCCACCGGCCACAGTGTCGTCATCAACCTGCCCCGCACCATGACCAAGCCGGAGACCACCTTCGAGTGGAAGATCCCCCGGTGGAGCAACGCGCTGGAGCGCAACCGCGCCCGCACGTACTTCCAGGCCTATGCCGCGGCCGTCGCGCTGCACTGCGCGGAGAAGGGACTCGAGGAGGTCCGCGCCGGACGCACCCAGACCTGGGAGAAGTTCGAGGTACCGGACGAGTCCATCGGCGTCGGCTTCACCGAGGCGGTGCGCGGTGTCCTCTCGCACCACATGGTCATCAGGGACGGCAAGATCGCCAACTACCACCCGTACCCGCCGACGCCGTGGAACGCCTCCACGCGCGACACCTACGGCACTCCTGGTCCCTACGAGGACGCTGTGCAGAACACACCGATCTTCGAGGAGAACCCGCCGGAGAACTTCAAGGGCATCGACATCATGCGCGCCGTGCGCAGCTTCGACCCCTGTCTGCCGTGCGGCGTCCACATGTACGTGGGCGCCGGCAAGACGGTGAAGTCGATGCACGTGCCCACCGGTCTGAGCGGCCTCGCCGGATGA
- a CDS encoding SRPBCC family protein, with amino-acid sequence MHATYSTQVSRHVRAPRAVVYRALLDADAVAKWRVPQGMSGQVHAFDAREGGTFRVSLTYDAPAGTGKSAPHTDTYHGRFTRLVQDERVVEVLEFETTDPALRGEMTMTTTLTDADGGTDVVIVHEGIPAVVPAADNETGTRMALDNLARLVETDAQPG; translated from the coding sequence ATGCATGCGACGTACTCGACCCAGGTGTCCCGGCATGTGAGAGCCCCGCGCGCGGTCGTCTACCGGGCGCTGCTGGACGCGGACGCCGTCGCGAAATGGCGGGTGCCCCAGGGCATGAGCGGCCAGGTCCACGCGTTCGACGCCCGCGAAGGCGGCACGTTCCGCGTCTCGCTCACGTACGACGCGCCGGCCGGCACCGGCAAATCGGCCCCGCACACCGACACGTACCACGGCCGTTTCACCAGGCTGGTCCAGGACGAGAGGGTGGTCGAAGTGCTCGAGTTCGAGACGACGGACCCGGCGCTCCGCGGGGAGATGACGATGACGACCACGCTCACCGACGCGGACGGCGGCACCGATGTCGTCATCGTCCATGAAGGCATTCCCGCCGTCGTCCCGGCCGCCGACAACGAGACCGGCACCCGCATGGCACTCGACAACCTCGCCAGGCTCGTCGAGACGGACGCGCAGCCCGGGTGA
- a CDS encoding DUF5947 family protein, giving the protein MSAHRVGPGVPSHPPGRRGLHRFTTARRPREEQCELCGTALAGERHRHLVDTEKRALACACGPCSQLLDRSGGPNGRFRAVPGRYLSDPGHRLDDSAWELLRIPVGVAFFLRNSALDRFVALYPSPAGATESELEPSSWQTVLEGTHLGALLEPDVEALLLRRESGRTECYLVPVDICYELVGRMRLRWQGFDGGAEARADLDAFFGHVRDTARDVQRSRS; this is encoded by the coding sequence GTGAGCGCGCACCGGGTCGGCCCGGGAGTGCCGTCGCACCCTCCGGGCCGGCGGGGCCTGCACCGCTTCACCACGGCACGCCGCCCCCGCGAAGAGCAGTGCGAACTGTGCGGGACGGCTCTCGCCGGTGAACGCCACCGGCACCTGGTCGACACGGAGAAGCGAGCACTGGCCTGCGCCTGCGGCCCGTGCTCCCAGTTGCTGGACCGCTCGGGCGGGCCGAACGGCCGTTTCCGGGCGGTCCCCGGCCGGTATCTGAGCGACCCGGGCCACCGGCTCGACGACAGCGCCTGGGAGTTGCTGCGCATCCCCGTCGGCGTGGCCTTCTTCCTGCGCAACTCCGCCCTCGACCGATTCGTCGCGCTCTACCCGAGCCCGGCCGGAGCCACCGAGAGCGAACTCGAGCCGTCGTCGTGGCAGACGGTCCTCGAAGGAACGCACCTGGGCGCGCTGCTCGAACCGGACGTCGAGGCCCTGCTGCTGCGACGCGAAAGCGGTCGCACCGAATGCTATTTGGTGCCGGTCGACATCTGCTACGAACTGGTGGGCCGTATGCGACTGCGCTGGCAGGGCTTCGACGGCGGCGCGGAGGCCCGGGCAGACCTCGACGCGTTCTTCGGCCATGTCCGCGACACGGCGCGCGACGTACAGAGGAGCCGGTCATGA
- the bla gene encoding class A beta-lactamase produces MAISRRASLTALAALAAAPIAGCAAPRADAAPPNASASSRTSAAPRPSAAPAGRAFARLEREFDARLGVYAVDTGSGRTVTHRPDERFAYCSTHKALTAAAVLEQNSLAGLDKVVRYTRDDLVDHSPVTEKHVDSGMTLRAVCDAAVRYSDNTAANLLFDELGGPKAFQATLAALGDTITHADRLETDLNEATPGDIRDTSTPRALAGDLREYVLGDTLDADRKALLIDWLKRNTTGDALVRAGVPGTWEVGDRSGGGDYGTRNDIAVAWPPGGAPVVLAVLSSRAAQDAEYDDRLVARAAEVVVAALA; encoded by the coding sequence GTGGCAATCTCCCGTCGTGCGTCGCTCACCGCGCTGGCCGCCCTCGCCGCCGCCCCGATCGCCGGATGCGCCGCCCCCCGGGCCGACGCCGCGCCGCCGAATGCGTCCGCGTCGTCAAGGACGTCCGCAGCACCGAGGCCGTCCGCGGCACCGGCGGGCCGAGCCTTCGCCCGGTTGGAGCGGGAGTTCGATGCCCGGCTCGGCGTGTACGCCGTCGACACCGGGAGCGGGCGGACCGTCACCCACCGGCCCGACGAACGATTCGCCTACTGCTCCACCCACAAGGCACTGACCGCTGCCGCGGTGCTCGAGCAGAACTCCCTGGCCGGCCTCGACAAGGTCGTGCGCTACACCCGTGACGACCTGGTCGACCACTCGCCGGTGACGGAGAAGCACGTCGACAGCGGCATGACGCTGCGCGCCGTGTGCGACGCCGCCGTCCGCTACAGCGACAACACGGCCGCGAACCTCCTCTTCGACGAGCTCGGCGGCCCCAAGGCGTTCCAGGCCACGCTCGCCGCCCTGGGGGACACGATCACACACGCCGACCGTCTCGAGACCGACCTCAACGAAGCCACTCCGGGCGACATCCGCGACACCAGCACCCCGCGTGCCCTCGCCGGCGATCTGCGCGAGTACGTCCTCGGTGACACTCTCGACGCCGACAGGAAGGCGCTGCTGATCGACTGGCTCAAGCGCAACACCACCGGCGACGCCCTCGTCCGCGCCGGTGTCCCGGGCACCTGGGAGGTCGGCGACAGGAGCGGCGGCGGCGATTACGGCACCCGCAACGACATCGCCGTCGCCTGGCCTCCCGGGGGCGCCCCCGTCGTCCTGGCCGTCCTCTCCAGCCGCGCCGCCCAGGACGCGGAGTACGACGACAGGCTCGTCGCGCGAGCCGCCGAGGTCGTCGTGGCCGCTCTGGCGTAG